The following are encoded together in the Streptomyces sp. NBC_01465 genome:
- a CDS encoding S8 family peptidase, with protein MLRRPAGPALGVVALFALALLPIAPATAVPLSPAAGHIRNAGAASALKDSYLVVLKENAGLRALDVPAVAKDLAVRHGGTVRHTYRSALRGFAVHMRAADAERLATDPAVAYVEQDRRVRATDVQPDPPSWGLDRIDQTARPLTGSYTTATQASNVTAYIIDTGINAAHSDFGGRATSGYDFVDNDADSTDCNGHGTHVAGTVGGTRYGVAKGVKLVGVRVLGCTGSGSITGVIAGVDWVTAHHQGPSVANMSLGGGLSTALDTAVRNSVASGVTYALAAGNDAADACDSSPGRVAEALTVGATDRWDVRADFSNYGSCVDLFAPGVDITSAWYDSATASRTISGTSMATPHVAAAAALYLAGHPDAAPDQVSAGLLDAATPDVVEDPQGSPDRLLFTTQGERPGPFFEATADVPIPDAGDAVESPLDVKNMDAGALADLAVQVKIVHPYPGDLRIDLVAPDGAVIALQAPDPWAYTPDLVKTFHTDASGHPANGTWKLRVQDVSAYDSGLIDRWNLEF; from the coding sequence TCGCCCTGCTGCCGATCGCGCCGGCGACCGCGGTTCCGCTCTCTCCCGCCGCGGGACACATACGGAACGCCGGAGCGGCCTCGGCCCTCAAGGACAGCTATCTCGTCGTACTCAAGGAGAACGCCGGACTCCGGGCCCTCGATGTGCCCGCGGTGGCGAAGGACCTGGCCGTCCGCCACGGCGGCACGGTCCGGCACACCTACAGGAGCGCGCTGCGCGGCTTCGCTGTGCACATGCGCGCGGCCGACGCCGAGCGACTCGCCACCGATCCGGCGGTGGCCTACGTCGAACAGGACCGGCGTGTGCGGGCCACCGACGTCCAGCCGGACCCGCCGTCCTGGGGGCTCGACCGGATCGACCAGACCGCCCGGCCGCTCACCGGCAGCTACACCACCGCGACGCAGGCGTCGAATGTCACCGCGTACATCATCGACACCGGCATCAACGCCGCGCACAGCGACTTCGGCGGGCGTGCGACGAGCGGCTACGACTTCGTTGACAACGATGCCGACAGTACGGACTGCAACGGCCACGGCACCCATGTCGCGGGAACCGTCGGCGGCACCCGGTACGGCGTGGCGAAGGGCGTGAAGCTCGTCGGCGTACGCGTGCTGGGCTGCACCGGCAGCGGATCGATCACCGGTGTCATCGCCGGGGTCGACTGGGTGACCGCCCACCACCAGGGCCCTTCGGTCGCCAATATGAGCCTGGGCGGCGGCCTCAGCACCGCGCTCGACACCGCGGTGCGCAACTCCGTCGCCTCCGGCGTCACCTACGCCCTCGCGGCGGGGAACGACGCCGCCGACGCGTGCGACAGCAGCCCCGGCCGTGTCGCCGAAGCGCTCACCGTGGGTGCGACGGACCGGTGGGACGTCCGGGCCGACTTCTCGAACTACGGCTCCTGCGTGGACCTCTTCGCGCCGGGCGTGGACATCACGTCGGCCTGGTACGACAGCGCCACCGCGTCCCGGACCATCAGCGGTACGTCGATGGCGACGCCCCACGTCGCGGCCGCGGCCGCGCTCTACCTCGCCGGGCACCCGGACGCCGCGCCGGACCAGGTGTCGGCGGGGCTGCTGGACGCCGCGACCCCCGATGTCGTGGAGGACCCCCAGGGCTCCCCGGACCGGCTGCTGTTCACCACACAGGGCGAGCGGCCAGGACCCTTCTTCGAGGCGACCGCGGACGTTCCGATCCCGGACGCCGGGGACGCCGTGGAGAGCCCCCTCGACGTCAAGAACATGGACGCGGGCGCACTGGCCGATCTGGCGGTCCAGGTGAAGATCGTCCACCCGTACCCCGGTGATCTGCGGATCGACCTGGTCGCGCCGGACGGCGCCGTCATCGCGCTGCAGGCCCCCGACCCGTGGGCGTACACGCCCGATCTCGTCAAGACCTTCCACACCGATGCGAGCGGGCACCCCGCGAACGGCACCTGGAAGCTGCGCGTCCAGGACGTCAGCGCGTACGACTCGGGCCTGATCGACCGATGGAATCTGGAGTTCTGA